In Actinoplanes derwentensis, the following proteins share a genomic window:
- a CDS encoding glycosyltransferase family 4 protein: protein MRVVSSDEGWRGSVVLVVASSTGGIGQHVASLARGLVAAGCRVLVCGPSAVDQHFGFSASGLEFSVVEIPADPGPQDSGAIRQLRKAIAGRETEVIHAHGLRAAFVASVARTGVPLVVTWHNAVLARGIKGQAGALLERIVARNAAITLGASDDLVQRAVLLGARNARLGPVATPQLAAPKRSRAAVRAEFGLRGGTPLIVSVGRLHPQKNYDMLVDVAARWRELTPPPVVVIAGSGPSYMPLAQRASRLHAPVQLLGHRADVPDLLAGADLAVITSDWEARQLFAQEALHAGVPLIATAVGGLPGLVGDAAVQIPARDPEALDEAVRRLLGDPALRADYAARGPRQAATWPGEQDVVVDVRSAYAEVAAVRR from the coding sequence ATGCGGGTCGTGAGCAGCGACGAGGGATGGCGCGGCTCAGTCGTGCTGGTGGTCGCGTCCAGTACCGGCGGGATCGGCCAGCACGTCGCCTCCCTGGCCCGCGGCCTGGTCGCCGCCGGTTGCCGGGTGCTGGTGTGCGGGCCGTCCGCGGTCGACCAGCACTTCGGGTTCTCGGCGTCGGGGCTGGAGTTCTCGGTGGTGGAGATCCCGGCCGACCCCGGCCCGCAGGACTCCGGCGCGATCCGTCAGCTGCGCAAGGCGATCGCCGGCCGGGAGACCGAGGTGATCCACGCACACGGGCTGCGGGCCGCTTTCGTGGCCTCGGTCGCCCGTACCGGCGTGCCCCTCGTGGTGACCTGGCACAACGCCGTCCTCGCGCGGGGCATCAAAGGCCAGGCCGGAGCCCTGCTGGAACGGATCGTGGCCCGCAACGCCGCGATCACCCTGGGCGCCTCCGACGACCTGGTCCAGCGGGCGGTGCTGCTCGGCGCCCGTAACGCGCGCCTCGGCCCGGTCGCGACGCCGCAACTGGCGGCCCCGAAACGGTCCCGGGCGGCGGTGCGCGCCGAGTTCGGGCTGCGTGGCGGCACCCCGCTGATCGTGTCGGTCGGCCGGCTGCACCCGCAGAAGAACTACGACATGCTCGTCGACGTCGCCGCCCGCTGGCGTGAGCTGACACCCCCGCCGGTGGTGGTGATCGCCGGGTCGGGGCCCAGTTACATGCCGCTGGCCCAGCGCGCCTCGCGGCTGCACGCCCCGGTGCAACTGCTCGGGCACCGGGCCGACGTGCCGGACCTGCTGGCCGGCGCGGACCTCGCGGTGATCACCAGTGACTGGGAGGCCCGGCAGTTGTTCGCGCAGGAGGCGCTGCACGCCGGGGTGCCGCTGATCGCCACCGCGGTCGGCGGGCTGCCCGGCCTGGTCGGCGACGCCGCCGTGCAGATCCCGGCGCGGGACCCGGAGGCGCTCGACGAGGCGGTCCGCCGCCTGCTGGGCGATCCGGCGCTGCGTGCCGACTACGCAGCCCGCGGGCCCCGGCAGGCCGCCACCTGGCCCGGCGAACAGGACGTGGTCGTCGACGTGCGTTCGGCCTACGCGGAAGTCGCGGCGGTCCGCAGGTGA